From Marinobacter alexandrii, one genomic window encodes:
- a CDS encoding CHAT domain-containing tetratricopeptide repeat protein, protein MKTVLLSTLLFFINFSVFSQEADTLKAHSYFAKADSFLTQAKYDSSLFWFNLAAKEYKQAARWEDHFLSIGKAARSFRKMRKYDEAWELAKKIVSESIQTLGINNLGEAYAYCVMGNIKVYGESDLEKGIEFYDKAIEIQKSTENGLLYLSFSYTAKGLVLSTKGNSISAMEAFQKAFDIQNELFGDDHLYTAGGYNNLGMVFLQTGSYELASEHFQRALTIFKEKVGQKHPYILYSINNIGLTHWQRGDLNLALNYFEKALSLNEEIFNEKNLNSAVYFNNLGIIHKELGHYRLAIEYEEAALKIRQEKLSENDPLLADTYNNLSEIYLQKREYDLALSFSLKALKIRKETFGDSSPYVSESYNSLGDIFIRKKDIKKGIEYIQKAIAANDSTFTSYSNIYENPKLKDYYSPIHLLRSLSLKAEAMTLMNGLKNKNFSIETYKLFSKLTNDLRRKQLVESDQVVQTELARTTLKKAVETTVNHYFETQDQKYLHAAFAFVEENKASILYEQISRLNGQKFLNIPDSLLSKERELKIDLAFYKSKELFEIMKEDGYDTITLVQIREKIFRIKREKEKLTTSLEKEFPKYYELKYHTEQVTVLEVQQELDHNTTIVEYFIGDSAIFAFKITQNQFEVERLSKIDSLTLKIENLYKSLKVNDFNTYSSLAIEFHDKLIAPLKILKPKLTIVPDGTLWYLNFDLLLTEKTKKKDFSLCKYLIKTHTINYVNSINLLTVDNKSLSSNSACLAFSYNNSQDVNTGSSMQFRDISKKDLPGTRQEIRSISEIIDGEYFYGSFASEKNFKMKAKDFGILHLALHGEIDNENPMNSKLLFSQSKDSIEDNNLHAFELYNTELNADLVVLSACNTGTGKLANGEGIMSMGRAFAYAGAKSLIISQWELSDNITPTLMTSFYMNITNGKPKSEALREAKLTYLSTSDNLSANPYYWASLVQIGNDSSIYSRRSNNRITLGLVAIILVLFLTLYKKKR, encoded by the coding sequence ATGAAAACAGTACTCCTGTCCACTCTTCTTTTTTTTATCAATTTCAGCGTTTTCTCTCAGGAAGCAGATACTTTAAAAGCTCATTCATATTTCGCAAAGGCAGATTCATTTCTCACGCAAGCCAAATATGATAGTTCATTGTTCTGGTTTAACCTCGCAGCAAAAGAATATAAACAAGCAGCTCGCTGGGAAGATCATTTTTTAAGTATAGGTAAAGCAGCCCGTAGTTTCAGAAAGATGAGAAAGTATGATGAGGCTTGGGAGTTAGCGAAGAAAATTGTTTCTGAAAGTATACAGACATTAGGCATAAATAATCTGGGTGAAGCCTATGCTTATTGCGTTATGGGGAATATCAAAGTCTACGGCGAATCCGACCTTGAAAAAGGTATCGAGTTTTACGATAAAGCAATTGAGATTCAAAAAAGCACTGAGAACGGACTTTTATATTTATCCTTTTCATATACAGCTAAAGGTCTCGTCTTAAGTACCAAAGGAAATAGTATATCTGCTATGGAAGCTTTTCAAAAAGCGTTTGATATTCAAAATGAATTATTCGGCGATGATCATCTTTACACAGCAGGTGGTTACAACAATTTAGGCATGGTGTTTCTCCAAACAGGTAGTTATGAACTTGCTTCTGAGCATTTTCAACGAGCACTTACCATATTCAAAGAAAAAGTTGGCCAAAAACACCCCTACATACTTTATTCTATTAATAATATTGGCCTCACCCATTGGCAAAGAGGTGATCTTAATCTTGCATTGAATTATTTTGAAAAAGCTCTTTCACTTAATGAAGAAATTTTTAATGAAAAAAACCTCAATTCTGCCGTCTATTTCAACAACCTTGGAATTATCCATAAGGAACTTGGCCATTATCGACTTGCCATAGAATACGAAGAAGCCGCACTCAAAATCCGTCAGGAAAAATTGAGCGAAAATGATCCACTATTAGCAGATACTTACAATAATTTAAGTGAAATCTATTTACAAAAAAGAGAGTACGATCTAGCCTTGAGTTTTTCCTTGAAAGCATTAAAAATCAGAAAAGAAACTTTCGGCGACTCAAGCCCATATGTATCTGAATCATACAATAGCCTTGGCGATATCTTCATCAGGAAAAAAGATATTAAAAAAGGTATAGAATATATTCAGAAAGCTATTGCTGCCAATGATTCAACTTTTACTTCTTATTCAAATATTTATGAGAACCCAAAACTAAAAGATTATTACAGTCCAATTCATTTACTAAGGTCTTTGTCCTTAAAGGCTGAAGCAATGACATTAATGAATGGACTCAAAAACAAAAACTTCTCTATTGAGACATACAAATTGTTTAGCAAGCTAACGAATGATCTCAGAAGAAAACAATTAGTTGAATCCGATCAAGTGGTACAAACTGAACTAGCCCGTACAACACTAAAGAAGGCAGTCGAAACTACAGTAAATCATTATTTTGAAACACAGGATCAAAAATATCTACATGCGGCCTTTGCTTTCGTAGAAGAGAATAAGGCAAGTATTTTGTATGAGCAGATATCAAGATTGAATGGGCAGAAATTTCTAAATATTCCTGATAGCCTACTTTCCAAAGAAAGAGAGCTGAAAATTGATTTGGCTTTCTACAAATCAAAGGAGTTGTTTGAGATAATGAAAGAAGATGGTTATGATACAATAACCCTAGTCCAGATAAGAGAAAAAATATTTAGAATCAAGCGCGAAAAAGAAAAGCTGACCACTAGTCTCGAAAAAGAATTTCCTAAATACTATGAACTAAAATACCATACTGAGCAAGTAACTGTACTTGAGGTCCAACAAGAATTGGATCATAATACTACTATTGTTGAGTACTTTATTGGCGATAGCGCAATTTTTGCCTTCAAAATCACTCAGAACCAGTTTGAGGTAGAGCGATTATCAAAAATTGATAGCTTGACTCTCAAAATTGAGAATTTATATAAAAGCCTGAAAGTCAATGATTTTAATACCTATAGCTCATTGGCAATTGAATTTCATGATAAGTTGATAGCTCCTTTGAAAATATTAAAGCCAAAGTTAACTATTGTCCCAGATGGAACTCTTTGGTATCTCAACTTCGACTTATTATTAACAGAAAAAACTAAAAAAAAGGATTTCAGTTTATGCAAATATCTAATTAAAACCCACACGATTAATTATGTAAACTCTATTAATTTATTGACAGTTGACAATAAGTCATTGAGTTCAAATAGCGCTTGTCTGGCATTCTCATATAATAATTCCCAAGATGTAAATACCGGAAGCTCCATGCAATTTCGAGATATTTCAAAAAAGGATTTGCCGGGAACAAGGCAGGAAATACGATCAATTTCGGAGATCATAGATGGAGAATACTTCTATGGTTCATTTGCGAGCGAGAAAAATTTTAAGATGAAAGCCAAAGATTTTGGCATTCTGCATTTAGCTCTGCACGGAGAGATTGATAACGAAAACCCAATGAACTCGAAACTTCTTTTCTCGCAGAGCAAAGACAGTATAGAAGATAATAATTTACATGCATTTGAATTGTACAATACTGAATTGAACGCCGATTTAGTAGTTCTGAGTGCATGTAACACTGGCACAGGAAAACTCGCCAATGGCGAAGGTATAATGAGTATGGGTAGAGCTTTCGCTTACGCAGGAGCTAAAAGCCTTATAATAAGTCAGTGGGAGCTTTCCGATAATATCACTCCTACTTTAATGACCAGCTTCTACATGAACATTACTAATGGAAAACCTAAATCTGAAGCATTAAGAGAAGCGAAACTTACTTATTTATCTACATCCGACAACCTTTCAGCTAATCCATATTATTGGGCATCATTGGTTCAGATTGGTAATGATTCCTCTATCTACAGCCGTAGATCTAATAATCGTATTACGCTAGGTTTAGTCGCAATAATTTTAGTTCTGTTTTTAACCTTATATAAGAAGAAGAGGTGA
- a CDS encoding serine hydrolase, translating to MKKILFLIPFLIGCSSQKEKSPYEKLLDYEGKYEYINETTLDIVASEMDTTLYAVIDNAKYPLKHIKLDSFVNIQNSPVVFQRNKDNNISGYKAGGEKFNLISKEFQKMEMFPRRALFHNPDNYRYKQPEEVNDGLKAGALEDAFKNPEPILNMVKETIKGEYPDVHSILIYKNSELVLEEYFYGYDKDKPHQLRSASKCFIGGIFGIAIDKGFIKSEKEKLIPFFNTEYEDIKNMDERKKEITIEDLLTYRHGMDCEDSNPKSEGNESIMMESQDWVKFTLDLPMIAEPGEVSSYCTGCSTTIGRLVELTTNEKIEVFAKNYFFEPMGITNYDWTFEPNPNSKATFNQMYITPRDLMRLAKMYMDDGKWDGKQIISKEWVDKTFSGEERSFGYLWKHKYFIVDGKQYNSYLATGNGGQKISIWPELDMITVFTGGNYNSYAIYGKSTPPNEMIPNYILKAIQ from the coding sequence ATGAAAAAAATACTTTTTTTAATTCCATTCTTAATTGGATGTTCATCACAAAAAGAAAAATCTCCATATGAAAAACTTCTTGATTATGAAGGGAAGTATGAATACATCAATGAAACTACCCTAGATATTGTTGCTTCTGAAATGGACACTACCCTTTACGCGGTTATAGATAATGCAAAATATCCATTAAAACACATTAAGCTAGATAGTTTTGTCAATATTCAAAATAGCCCGGTAGTTTTTCAAAGGAATAAAGACAATAACATCTCAGGCTATAAAGCTGGCGGAGAAAAATTTAATTTGATTAGTAAAGAGTTTCAAAAAATGGAAATGTTTCCAAGAAGAGCTCTTTTTCATAATCCGGACAATTATAGATACAAGCAACCTGAAGAAGTAAATGATGGACTCAAAGCTGGAGCCTTAGAAGATGCATTTAAGAATCCAGAACCAATTCTGAATATGGTTAAGGAAACTATTAAAGGTGAATACCCGGATGTGCATAGTATACTTATCTATAAAAATAGTGAGCTAGTGCTCGAAGAATATTTCTACGGTTATGATAAAGACAAACCACATCAATTAAGGTCTGCCAGCAAATGTTTTATAGGTGGAATCTTTGGAATTGCCATTGACAAAGGTTTTATTAAAAGCGAAAAAGAAAAATTAATTCCATTTTTTAATACTGAATATGAAGACATTAAAAATATGGATGAAAGAAAAAAAGAAATTACGATTGAAGATTTATTAACCTATCGACACGGGATGGACTGTGAAGATAGTAACCCCAAAAGCGAAGGAAACGAATCGATTATGATGGAAAGCCAAGATTGGGTAAAATTTACGCTTGACTTACCAATGATAGCAGAGCCTGGAGAAGTTTCATCCTATTGTACTGGCTGTTCAACTACGATCGGTCGTTTGGTAGAACTAACAACAAATGAAAAAATTGAAGTGTTTGCTAAGAATTATTTCTTTGAACCTATGGGAATAACTAATTATGATTGGACTTTTGAACCAAACCCTAATAGTAAAGCAACATTTAATCAAATGTATATTACGCCAAGAGATTTAATGCGATTGGCCAAAATGTATATGGATGATGGAAAGTGGGATGGAAAACAAATTATTTCCAAAGAGTGGGTAGATAAAACATTTAGTGGAGAAGAAAGAAGTTTTGGTTACTTATGGAAGCATAAATATTTTATAGTTGATGGCAAACAATATAATTCTTATTTGGCTACAGGAAATGGTGGGCAAAAGATAAGCATTTGGCCAGAATTAGATATGATTACAGTATTTACTGGAGGTAACTATAACTCATATGCAATTTATGGAAAATCAACACCTCCTAATGAAATGATACCTAACTACATATTAAAAGCAATTCAATAA
- a CDS encoding sensor histidine kinase, with translation MKRLFSIGILLITSIFPSLGNSHDQLAQETSRLDSLKKNLSLSTDSLEVAELCYEIYHHIAYGLMTQRPEEGSYLMRALRNFKDNEKWSKVGKVYRSIGGAYFDRNQFSTARKYWMLSQDYFSKTNDLRGKVTNYGNLSETYMHDTAQTSQALAKAYLDSANDLAIQINDSVLLMHPFLNFAEWHSKRNEMDIAEKYTSLSISLAKRVQNAGSIQAGIFKLGLIKKKRGNLKEAIALIEESLNQKAHRKSSPFYLDAILELSNLYFKLENFKMAYRYLHLYTVDKETLFRDEEASALLNMETSHETEKRDLIIKKQESDIALLAATDKIKDQWILFGSTGLIVLFAFILVVRSRSNFKKQKKSQEKFSAGLIEAQEEERTRIAKELHDSIGQQLTLIKKKAQNENQNELSSLANAALEEARDISRALYPSSLRQLGLSESIEQLLYELDEETSIFFLVNIDNIDHEMDEEKTLNFYRFIQESVSNVIKHAKATTLEVSVSLRESAIKTLIKDNGCGFKDVSELQMKSLGMKTMSERIRIMKGTLSIQSIVGKGTTIIAKLPI, from the coding sequence ATGAAACGACTCTTTTCGATCGGCATTCTCCTTATTACCTCCATTTTTCCTTCACTAGGGAATTCACATGATCAATTAGCTCAAGAAACAAGTCGATTAGATAGCTTAAAAAAAAACTTATCGCTATCAACAGATTCGCTTGAAGTAGCGGAACTCTGCTATGAGATTTACCATCATATTGCGTATGGTCTAATGACACAAAGGCCAGAAGAAGGAAGTTATCTGATGAGAGCGTTAAGAAATTTCAAGGATAACGAAAAATGGAGTAAAGTAGGCAAGGTTTATCGATCCATTGGTGGTGCGTACTTCGATAGAAATCAGTTTTCTACAGCAAGAAAGTATTGGATGCTCTCGCAAGATTATTTTTCAAAAACCAATGATCTAAGAGGAAAAGTAACAAACTATGGCAACCTTTCTGAGACCTATATGCATGATACAGCGCAAACCTCACAAGCTCTTGCAAAAGCATATTTAGATAGTGCGAATGATTTAGCCATTCAAATCAATGATTCCGTATTGCTAATGCATCCATTTTTAAATTTTGCTGAGTGGCATAGCAAAAGAAATGAAATGGATATAGCTGAGAAATATACCTCTCTATCTATTTCTCTAGCCAAGAGAGTACAAAATGCTGGATCCATTCAGGCGGGAATTTTCAAGCTTGGTCTAATCAAAAAGAAAAGAGGAAATCTGAAAGAAGCTATTGCTTTGATTGAAGAGTCTTTGAATCAAAAAGCACATAGGAAATCAAGCCCATTTTATCTGGATGCTATCTTGGAACTATCAAACCTGTATTTCAAATTGGAAAACTTTAAAATGGCTTATCGTTATCTTCATTTATATACAGTAGATAAAGAAACACTATTTAGAGATGAAGAAGCCAGTGCGCTTCTCAATATGGAGACAAGTCACGAAACAGAGAAAAGAGACCTGATAATTAAAAAACAGGAAAGTGATATTGCATTACTAGCCGCAACGGATAAAATCAAAGACCAATGGATTTTGTTCGGCTCTACTGGATTGATCGTTTTGTTCGCTTTTATCTTGGTGGTCCGTTCCAGAAGTAATTTCAAGAAGCAAAAGAAATCTCAAGAGAAATTTTCTGCAGGTCTTATCGAAGCTCAAGAAGAAGAACGCACCCGTATTGCTAAGGAACTTCACGACAGCATTGGACAACAGCTTACACTAATCAAGAAAAAAGCACAAAATGAAAATCAAAATGAACTTTCTTCATTAGCAAATGCAGCGTTAGAAGAAGCCAGAGACATTTCAAGAGCTCTGTACCCTTCCTCTTTGAGGCAATTGGGTTTATCAGAAAGTATTGAACAGCTACTCTATGAATTAGATGAAGAAACCAGCATATTTTTTTTAGTGAATATTGACAATATAGATCATGAAATGGACGAAGAGAAAACGCTCAATTTCTATCGATTCATTCAAGAGTCTGTCAGCAATGTAATCAAGCATGCAAAAGCCACGACGCTAGAAGTAAGTGTTAGCTTAAGAGAAAGTGCAATTAAAACTTTGATAAAGGACAATGGATGCGGCTTTAAAGATGTCTCGGAATTACAAATGAAGAGTCTCGGTATGAAAACCATGTCAGAACGCATTCGAATCATGAAAGGAACATTATCCATTCAAAGTATCGTTGGAAAAGGCACGACTATCATTGCTAAATTGCCCATATAA
- a CDS encoding response regulator transcription factor produces MIQNLTIVVVDDHPILLKGLIDELKSYDYNVVAEAENGAQALDRIIDLKPSIAILDIELPLLSGFEIIQKCQEESPNTKFIILTSFKEKSFVLKAQKLNISGYILKDEPFIELHNCIQKVSKGESYFSKSFNEILTNEIAPEIEKMKFLSPSERTIVRMVASGKTSKEIGESLSISNRTVEKHRSNIINKLDLPHQGDALVVWAKEHKELILSI; encoded by the coding sequence ATGATTCAAAATTTAACCATTGTTGTCGTTGATGATCACCCTATACTACTTAAAGGGCTGATTGATGAGTTGAAAAGTTATGATTACAATGTGGTGGCTGAAGCTGAAAATGGTGCTCAGGCGTTAGACCGAATCATCGATTTAAAGCCTTCAATTGCAATATTGGACATAGAATTACCTCTACTTTCTGGGTTCGAAATCATACAAAAATGTCAGGAAGAAAGTCCCAATACCAAATTCATCATCCTAACCTCTTTTAAGGAAAAGAGCTTTGTTCTCAAGGCACAAAAGCTTAATATTTCAGGATATATCTTAAAAGATGAACCCTTTATTGAACTGCATAATTGTATCCAAAAAGTAAGCAAAGGAGAGTCTTATTTCAGTAAATCGTTCAACGAAATTCTAACCAATGAGATTGCCCCTGAAATTGAAAAAATGAAGTTTTTATCTCCTTCTGAACGTACGATTGTGAGGATGGTAGCTTCCGGAAAAACGTCAAAAGAAATAGGAGAATCTTTAAGTATTTCTAATAGAACGGTAGAAAAGCATCGCTCCAATATCATCAACAAATTAGACCTACCACATCAAGGAGATGCTTTAGTAGTTTGGGCTAAAGAACATAAAGAACTTATCCTCTCTATTTGA
- a CDS encoding T9SS type A sorting domain-containing protein, translated as MNRSIIPLLFYLIVAFSTTAQNTYYVDVNATTGLKDGSSWTNAFTDLQPALDEAQPGDEVWVAQGTYLPTESPNQTSTDTRDKSFHLDKDIRLYGGFTGTETQLDQRDFQSNLTILSGDFNDDDATYGMGESLQISDNGENAYHVMITAKLSSHAIIDGFTIKSGHAHGTGGSITFSGILFMRSMGGGMINRDSSPSMTNIIFEENKGLHGGGLLNRSSSPSISNVTFTRNYASNAAGMLNHQSSFPIISSTSFIGNRAQHNGGGMSNNSNCAPQIYNSTFVGNFSYYGAAMYNVNAVYPTIVNSTFTMNTAGFHGSSIYNNTLLSPVFKNCIIWENSSYSSTASIYNINGSDPSFSYSIIEGSGGSNNWDSSLGQDLGNNLDERPYFIDSSEPNGPDGIPRTSDDGLTLLKTSPAINSGTNSGVNAEDILGNPRVYGSSADMGAYEFQGRIWYVKPNAVGSNNGTSWENAFTDLQPALDTATIGDRIWVAEGVYMPTESPDMSSIDDRDKSFHLDKDLLIYGGFAGNEVKLDERDVHNNPTILSGDIAQNDLVSGSGSTLSITDNEENTYHVLINFNLTYETVIDGFTISGGNADANGSIVYSSQFFYKMFGGGIYNWNSSPTFSNIIITANSADSGGGIYNELAYNTVAPDSDMINLFISKNEAEIGGGMYNSSSHPSLVNAVFVGNRASLAGGGIYNTLVSNPSLINDVLTDNMSIYGGGMVSENGSLPTVTNTIIWGNVASTSGPELHGSGMSIFTNSLIQGSGGSSMWDSSFGTDNGGNLDADPLFFDASNPIGTDNIFGTVDDGLTLTNPSPAIDTGDNNASQIDTDIAGNPRPYGTNVDLGAYEFQGGLVPPSPFSARAATKQIADTLSTPEEETRILTIYPNPASDRISIAGLQKEHTAIIYSFSGSKILTTKGESKNIDISSLKKGTYILMVNDRSGKMVYQTKLVKKH; from the coding sequence ATGAATCGATCTATTATCCCACTATTATTCTATTTGATAGTTGCTTTTTCGACAACAGCTCAAAATACGTATTATGTAGATGTAAATGCCACCACTGGTTTGAAGGATGGTTCTTCTTGGACCAACGCCTTTACCGATCTTCAACCCGCTCTGGATGAAGCTCAGCCAGGAGATGAAGTATGGGTGGCCCAAGGCACCTATCTGCCAACAGAATCACCCAATCAAACCTCCACGGATACTAGAGACAAGTCTTTTCATCTTGATAAGGACATTAGGTTGTATGGAGGGTTTACAGGAACAGAAACACAGCTGGATCAACGTGATTTTCAAAGTAATCTGACCATACTCAGTGGGGATTTTAATGACGATGATGCGACTTATGGGATGGGAGAGTCATTACAAATCTCCGATAACGGAGAAAACGCTTATCATGTCATGATTACAGCTAAATTATCGAGCCATGCCATCATTGATGGTTTTACAATTAAGTCTGGACATGCTCATGGCACTGGAGGATCGATAACCTTCAGTGGCATATTATTTATGAGGTCGATGGGAGGAGGAATGATCAACCGTGACTCCTCCCCTAGTATGACAAACATAATTTTTGAAGAAAACAAAGGGCTTCACGGTGGAGGCTTACTCAATAGAAGTTCATCACCTAGTATAAGCAATGTCACTTTTACAAGAAACTATGCTTCGAATGCCGCAGGAATGCTCAATCATCAATCTTCCTTCCCTATCATTTCATCTACATCATTTATTGGTAATCGTGCGCAACACAATGGAGGAGGAATGTCTAATAATAGCAATTGTGCCCCTCAAATATATAACTCGACATTCGTAGGCAATTTCTCATACTACGGAGCGGCTATGTACAATGTTAATGCTGTTTACCCAACGATTGTCAATTCTACGTTCACTATGAATACAGCCGGTTTCCATGGTAGCAGCATATATAACAACACACTATTGTCTCCTGTTTTTAAAAACTGTATTATATGGGAAAATAGCTCTTACTCCTCAACAGCAAGTATTTATAACATAAACGGATCTGATCCCAGTTTTTCATACTCTATTATTGAAGGAAGTGGTGGAAGCAACAATTGGGATAGTAGTCTGGGTCAAGATCTAGGAAACAATTTGGATGAAAGACCATATTTCATTGATTCATCCGAACCCAATGGTCCAGATGGTATCCCAAGAACATCCGATGATGGATTGACTCTTTTGAAAACATCTCCGGCTATTAATTCCGGGACGAATTCCGGAGTGAATGCAGAAGATATATTGGGCAACCCTAGAGTCTATGGAAGTAGCGCAGACATGGGAGCCTATGAATTTCAAGGAAGGATTTGGTATGTAAAACCCAATGCTGTCGGTTCAAACAATGGCACCTCATGGGAGAATGCTTTCACTGACCTTCAGCCTGCGTTGGACACAGCTACAATCGGTGATAGAATATGGGTAGCAGAAGGTGTTTATATGCCCACTGAATCTCCAGATATGTCAAGCATTGATGATAGGGATAAGTCCTTTCATCTTGATAAAGACCTGTTGATTTATGGTGGATTTGCCGGCAATGAGGTGAAACTTGATGAACGAGATGTGCATAATAATCCTACTATTCTGAGTGGCGATATAGCACAGAACGATCTGGTCTCTGGTTCTGGTAGCACTTTGAGTATTACCGATAATGAAGAGAATACCTATCATGTATTGATCAATTTTAATCTGACATATGAGACTGTTATTGATGGGTTCACTATCTCCGGTGGAAATGCTGATGCAAATGGCTCCATAGTATATAGCTCGCAATTCTTTTACAAAATGTTTGGGGGAGGAATATATAATTGGAATTCATCCCCAACATTTAGTAATATAATCATCACCGCTAATAGCGCCGATTCTGGTGGAGGCATATATAATGAACTGGCTTACAATACTGTTGCACCAGACAGTGATATGATCAATCTTTTCATTAGTAAAAATGAAGCTGAAATTGGAGGAGGTATGTATAATTCATCTTCTCATCCAAGTTTAGTGAACGCCGTTTTTGTTGGGAATAGAGCCAGCCTTGCTGGAGGAGGTATCTACAACACTCTGGTATCTAATCCGTCGCTCATCAACGACGTGCTTACCGACAACATGTCTATCTACGGTGGAGGCATGGTCAGCGAAAATGGGTCATTACCGACTGTTACTAACACCATTATTTGGGGGAATGTTGCCTCAACTTCCGGACCTGAGCTACACGGCAGTGGTATGTCAATATTTACCAATAGCCTTATCCAAGGCAGTGGTGGAAGCAGCATGTGGGACAGTAGCTTTGGTACTGACAATGGAGGAAACCTGGATGCAGATCCACTTTTCTTTGATGCATCCAACCCCATTGGAACAGATAATATTTTTGGAACAGTGGATGATGGCCTGACATTGACAAATCCCTCGCCAGCTATAGATACTGGCGATAACAATGCTTCTCAGATTGATACCGATATTGCAGGGAATCCCCGACCTTATGGAACCAACGTAGACTTAGGAGCTTATGAGTTTCAGGGAGGGCTTGTCCCACCTAGCCCTTTTAGCGCACGTGCTGCTACCAAGCAAATAGCTGATACTTTATCAACTCCTGAGGAAGAAACTAGAATATTAACGATTTACCCGAACCCAGCTAGCGATCGAATATCCATAGCTGGATTACAGAAAGAACATACGGCAATCATATATTCCTTTTCAGGATCAAAAATCTTAACTACAAAAGGAGAAAGTAAGAACATTGATATCAGTTCATTGAAAAAAGGAACGTACATCCTTATGGTCAATGATAGATCTGGAAAAATGGTGTATCAAACCAAACTAGTGAAAAAACACTAG
- a CDS encoding inositol monophosphatase family protein: protein MTFTEEDLFILSKVAKEAAIAAGEYIQSQLNSHLDKKHKIGIDSLASQIVTQVDLKSQEIILDHLQESITKYDLGLLTEEAPDDESRTIKSYFWCVDPMDGTLPFIEGKSGYAVSIALIEKGGNPLIGVVYIPDIQECYSSVKGKGVRLNNELFQYTEVNANDIIHIYMDRSLCVESYFERVKSELNQWMIQKKLGQIEYHVGFGAVRNALGVMNSGMGCYFKFPKKQNGGGSIWDYAATRLFFEELGLFVSNVSGNPIDLNNPNTTFMNEMGVVYANDEGLSEFVVEMGVKVAEST, encoded by the coding sequence ATGACTTTTACAGAAGAGGATCTATTCATACTATCCAAGGTGGCTAAGGAAGCAGCTATTGCTGCTGGTGAATACATCCAGTCACAATTGAACAGTCATCTTGATAAGAAGCATAAGATAGGAATCGACTCTTTAGCTTCACAAATAGTGACTCAAGTAGATTTAAAATCGCAGGAAATTATCCTTGATCATTTACAGGAAAGCATCACGAAATATGATCTAGGACTACTAACTGAAGAGGCGCCAGATGATGAATCTAGAACCATAAAGTCCTATTTCTGGTGTGTCGATCCAATGGATGGTACTCTACCTTTTATAGAAGGAAAATCCGGGTATGCTGTCTCGATTGCTCTTATTGAGAAAGGCGGTAATCCCTTAATTGGAGTGGTTTATATTCCTGACATACAGGAATGTTATTCATCTGTGAAGGGAAAAGGTGTGCGATTAAATAATGAATTATTTCAATATACTGAGGTGAATGCAAATGATATTATTCATATATATATGGATAGAAGCCTATGTGTTGAGTCATACTTTGAACGGGTAAAGTCTGAGTTGAATCAATGGATGATACAGAAGAAACTTGGCCAGATTGAATATCATGTTGGATTCGGTGCTGTTAGAAATGCATTAGGTGTGATGAACTCAGGTATGGGCTGTTATTTCAAATTCCCTAAGAAGCAGAATGGAGGTGGCAGTATCTGGGACTATGCCGCTACACGTTTGTTTTTCGAGGAGTTAGGGTTATTTGTTTCAAATGTATCTGGCAACCCAATTGATCTTAATAATCCTAATACCACATTTATGAACGAAATGGGTGTCGTTTATGCGAATGATGAAGGATTATCTGAATTCGTTGTAGAAATGGGTGTGAAAGTAGCTGAATCTACCTAA